A single Bacteroidales bacterium DNA region contains:
- a CDS encoding S46 family peptidase has protein sequence MKKIFLFWFVFLTIIASADEGMWVLSLINKKYEDIKKQGLKLTPDDIYNINHASLKDAIVGLSNVDSPLGFFCSASLVSSKGLVFTNHHCGFDAIQQHSTLEHNYLVDGFWAKDFKDELPNEDLCASILVKIEDVTIDVLDGIDAKMPLNERLAKIEEKIRTIESEFAEDTENNYQIVDMFGGNQYLLFVYKTFYDVRLVGAPPSAIGKFGGDTDNWMWTRHTGDFSIFRIYTSPDGKPAKYSPLNVPYQPIKNLNVSIKGIKQGDFAMTIGFPGTTNRYMTSYAVQNEIDIVAPSVIKIRAKKLDIIEKGMKKSAKTKIQYASKYSECSNYYKYYIGEREQLIRNKVIDKKKAIEDKFNQWLMQNPTKKEEYDSVLLVIKNYYQEYKESIKAYQYLNEAIFGGCELVYFPFKILGLYELLQYQMPMDSIKPYIEEIKKQSDNFYKNFDAEIDKELFVNLFTMYAQDIQPTFHLNVMNLVEKKYKGNFSVYADKIYAKSIFSDQQRFNKFLEKPDIKILNNDPFFIIAQDAFYTYWFMNINEDSLHEAERLWIKAQMEMHPDSIFYPDANSTIRLSYGNVKDYIPRDAVHYDYYTTIDGIMEKEDVKNEEFNVPTRLKELYKNKDYGQYVNEHGTVPVCFITTNDITGGNSGSCVLDADGNLIGIAFDGNWEAMSGDINYEPNLQRTICVDARYVLFIIDKYSGATRLVNEIKLIK, from the coding sequence ATGAAAAAAATATTTTTATTTTGGTTTGTGTTTTTAACCATTATAGCAAGCGCCGACGAAGGCATGTGGGTATTATCGCTCATCAACAAAAAATATGAAGACATTAAAAAGCAAGGTTTAAAATTAACTCCCGACGATATTTACAATATCAATCATGCTTCGCTAAAAGATGCAATTGTAGGTTTAAGCAATGTCGATAGTCCATTAGGTTTTTTCTGTTCGGCAAGTTTAGTTTCTTCAAAGGGACTTGTTTTTACTAATCACCATTGTGGTTTCGATGCCATACAACAACATAGTACCCTTGAGCATAATTATTTAGTCGATGGTTTTTGGGCCAAAGATTTTAAAGATGAATTACCAAACGAAGATCTTTGTGCTTCTATTTTAGTCAAAATAGAAGATGTTACTATCGATGTATTAGACGGCATCGATGCTAAAATGCCTTTGAATGAGCGACTGGCAAAAATTGAAGAAAAAATCAGAACCATTGAAAGTGAATTTGCAGAAGATACCGAAAATAATTATCAAATAGTAGATATGTTTGGAGGTAATCAGTATTTGCTATTTGTGTATAAAACCTTTTACGATGTTCGATTAGTAGGTGCTCCGCCTTCGGCAATAGGCAAATTTGGTGGCGACACCGACAATTGGATGTGGACACGCCATACCGGCGATTTTTCAATTTTCAGAATTTATACTTCACCCGATGGAAAACCAGCTAAATATTCACCTTTAAACGTTCCATATCAACCCATCAAAAACTTAAATGTCAGTATCAAAGGCATTAAACAAGGTGATTTTGCCATGACTATAGGATTCCCGGGCACAACAAACCGATACATGACTTCGTATGCTGTTCAAAACGAAATTGATATAGTAGCACCTTCTGTCATTAAAATACGAGCAAAAAAATTAGATATTATTGAAAAAGGCATGAAAAAATCGGCTAAAACAAAAATTCAATATGCTTCTAAATACAGCGAATGTTCGAATTATTATAAATATTATATTGGCGAGCGCGAACAGCTCATTCGCAACAAAGTAATAGATAAAAAGAAAGCCATAGAAGATAAATTTAACCAATGGCTCATGCAAAACCCAACTAAAAAAGAAGAATACGATAGCGTATTGCTTGTCATTAAGAATTATTATCAAGAATATAAAGAAAGTATTAAAGCTTATCAATACTTAAACGAAGCTATTTTTGGCGGTTGCGAACTGGTTTATTTCCCATTTAAAATTCTTGGATTATATGAATTGCTTCAATACCAAATGCCCATGGATTCAATCAAACCTTATATTGAAGAAATAAAAAAACAGTCGGATAATTTCTATAAAAATTTCGATGCTGAAATTGATAAAGAATTATTTGTTAATTTATTCACTATGTATGCACAAGACATACAACCAACCTTTCATCTGAATGTTATGAATCTGGTCGAAAAAAAATATAAAGGAAATTTTAGCGTTTATGCCGATAAAATTTATGCAAAATCTATTTTCTCTGACCAACAACGATTCAATAAATTTTTAGAAAAACCTGACATAAAAATATTAAATAACGATCCTTTTTTCATAATAGCCCAAGATGCATTTTATACTTATTGGTTTATGAATATAAACGAAGACAGCTTGCACGAAGCCGAACGTTTATGGATTAAAGCCCAAATGGAAATGCATCCTGATAGTATTTTTTATCCTGATGCCAATTCTACCATTCGTTTAAGTTATGGAAATGTAAAAGATTATATCCCACGCGATGCCGTTCACTACGATTATTACACTACAATTGATGGTATTATGGAAAAAGAAGATGTAAAAAATGAAGAATTCAATGTTCCGACTCGCCTTAAAGAATTATATAAAAATAAAGATTATGGCCAATATGTTAATGAACATGGGACAGTTCCTGTTTGTTTTATTACTACTAACGATATTACGGGTGGTAATAGTGGCAGTTGTGTATTAGATGCCGACGGAAACCTTATTGGAATTGCCTTTGATGGCAACTGGGAAGCAATGAGTGGCGACATCAACTACGAACCAAACCTACAACGAACCATCTGTGTTGATGCACGTTATGTTTTATTTATTATTGACAAATACTCTGGTGCAACGCGTTTAGTTAACGAAATAAAACTTATAAAATAA
- a CDS encoding SDR family oxidoreductase, translated as MAYNLLKGKKGIIFGALNEQSIAWKIAERCIEEGAEITMSNTALAYRMGEIKSFCEKYNVPFFAADATNVKEIEEVFKNTMHHFGGKIDFFLHSIGMSMNVRKSNKYDNLDYDYFLKTLDISALSFHKMLQVARKLDAINEWGSVVALTYIAAQRTFYRYNDMAEAKATLESIARSFGYIYGRDKKIRINTISQSPTLTTAGKGVKGMNNLMDFSDRMSPLGNATADECADYCVTLFSDLTKKVTMQNLYHDGGFSSMGMSLRAMEIINKGYNCDHCDD; from the coding sequence ATGGCTTATAATTTACTCAAAGGAAAAAAAGGGATAATTTTCGGTGCTCTTAATGAACAATCTATTGCATGGAAAATAGCAGAAAGATGTATTGAAGAAGGAGCTGAAATAACCATGTCAAACACAGCTCTTGCCTATCGCATGGGCGAAATTAAAAGCTTTTGCGAAAAATATAATGTTCCTTTTTTCGCAGCTGACGCAACAAATGTAAAAGAAATAGAAGAAGTCTTTAAAAACACCATGCATCATTTTGGTGGCAAAATCGACTTTTTTTTACACAGTATAGGTATGTCGATGAATGTTCGAAAAAGTAATAAGTATGACAATTTAGATTATGATTATTTTTTAAAAACACTCGATATATCAGCACTTTCGTTTCATAAAATGCTTCAAGTAGCACGAAAATTAGATGCTATTAACGAATGGGGGTCGGTTGTAGCTTTAACCTATATAGCAGCTCAACGCACATTTTACCGATACAACGACATGGCCGAAGCCAAAGCAACACTCGAATCGATTGCTCGTAGCTTTGGATATATTTACGGACGCGACAAAAAAATTAGAATCAATACTATTTCGCAGTCGCCTACGCTTACAACTGCCGGTAAGGGTGTAAAAGGCATGAACAACCTAATGGATTTTTCGGACCGAATGTCGCCTCTCGGTAATGCAACTGCCGACGAATGTGCCGATTATTGTGTTACACTTTTTAGCGATTTAACCAAAAAAGTTACTATGCAAAACCTTTATCACGACGGTGGATTTTCGAGCATGGGCATGAGCCTACGTGCAATGGAAATCATTAATAAAGGCTATAACTGCGATCATTGCGACGATTAA
- a CDS encoding 1-deoxy-D-xylulose-5-phosphate synthase, with protein sequence MNSTEYTLLAKIQNPDDLKLLNHQELLQLASELRKYIIEVVSCNPGHLGASLGVVELTVALHYVFNSPYDKIIWDVGHQAYGHKILTGRRDVFHTQRKKGGLSGFPTPKESEHDAFGVGHSSTSISAALGMAIADKLKGITNRQIVAVIGDGSMTAGMAFEALNNAGASKANMIVVLNDNRMSISPNVGAFSEYLLDIATSNTYNKVKNDVWRILGKVEIAQKAVQKIDNAIKSIVLRHSNLFEALGFRYFGPVDGHDLLYLTRILDDLKKIPGPKLLHIITQKGKGFKKAEQDQITFHAPGKFNKDTGELIIEQTEKSSPLNYQDVFGYTLVELAKNNDKIVGITPAMLTGCSMHIFQEHFPDRTFDVGIAEQHAVTFSAGLAIAGMKPFCNIYSSFMQRAYDQAIHDVILQDLPVIFCLDRGGLVGADGATHQGAFDIAYFRCIPNIVIAAPKDEIELRNMMFVASQYQHPMVIRYPRGKGVHTNWQQPFQTIEIGKGEKLLEGDQVVILALGHPVNFALRAAKKLAEQHINIGVYNMRYAKPIDLDLLLEACHKYKHIITIEDGTIIGGFGSGVLEIMQENELKNNVIRLGIPDKFIEHATQMEQYQECGFNTHAIVETVKSLMEKNL encoded by the coding sequence ATGAATAGTACCGAATACACATTATTAGCAAAAATTCAGAACCCTGATGATTTAAAACTTTTAAATCATCAGGAATTATTGCAATTAGCTTCCGAACTAAGAAAATATATTATTGAAGTTGTTTCGTGTAATCCAGGTCATTTAGGGGCAAGTCTCGGTGTAGTTGAATTGACAGTTGCTTTACATTATGTTTTTAATTCGCCATACGATAAAATAATATGGGATGTTGGTCATCAAGCATATGGTCATAAAATATTGACTGGAAGACGCGATGTTTTTCATACACAACGAAAAAAAGGAGGATTAAGTGGTTTTCCAACACCCAAAGAGAGTGAGCACGATGCATTTGGAGTTGGACATTCGTCAACTTCTATTTCGGCTGCTTTAGGAATGGCGATTGCCGATAAACTTAAAGGGATTACTAATCGGCAGATTGTTGCTGTTATTGGCGACGGAAGTATGACGGCTGGAATGGCTTTTGAAGCATTGAATAATGCTGGGGCTAGTAAAGCCAATATGATTGTCGTATTAAACGATAATCGAATGTCAATAAGCCCTAATGTGGGGGCTTTTAGTGAATACCTGCTCGATATTGCAACTTCTAATACATACAATAAAGTTAAAAACGATGTATGGCGAATTCTTGGTAAAGTAGAAATAGCTCAAAAAGCCGTACAAAAAATAGATAATGCTATAAAAAGTATTGTATTGCGACATAGCAATTTATTCGAAGCATTAGGATTTAGGTACTTTGGACCTGTAGATGGACATGATTTACTTTATTTAACAAGAATTTTAGACGATTTAAAAAAAATTCCTGGTCCTAAACTTTTACACATCATAACACAAAAAGGAAAAGGATTTAAAAAGGCCGAACAAGACCAAATTACCTTTCATGCTCCTGGTAAATTTAATAAAGATACTGGAGAACTTATTATTGAACAAACTGAAAAATCGTCTCCTTTAAATTATCAAGACGTTTTTGGTTATACTTTAGTAGAACTTGCGAAAAATAACGATAAAATTGTTGGGATAACGCCTGCAATGCTTACAGGTTGTTCTATGCATATTTTTCAGGAACATTTCCCCGATAGAACATTCGATGTTGGTATTGCCGAACAACATGCTGTTACTTTTTCGGCGGGCTTAGCTATTGCTGGTATGAAACCCTTTTGCAATATTTATTCGTCGTTTATGCAACGTGCTTACGATCAGGCAATACACGATGTTATATTGCAAGATTTACCCGTGATATTTTGCTTAGATAGAGGTGGATTAGTTGGAGCAGATGGGGCTACTCATCAAGGTGCTTTCGATATAGCATATTTTCGTTGTATCCCTAATATCGTTATAGCAGCGCCTAAAGACGAAATAGAATTACGGAATATGATGTTTGTTGCATCACAATATCAACATCCGATGGTTATTCGTTACCCTCGTGGCAAAGGTGTTCATACTAATTGGCAACAACCATTTCAAACGATTGAAATAGGTAAAGGCGAAAAATTATTAGAAGGTGATCAAGTCGTAATTTTAGCTTTAGGCCATCCGGTAAATTTTGCATTAAGAGCTGCCAAAAAATTGGCTGAACAACATATTAATATTGGTGTTTACAATATGCGATATGCCAAACCCATTGACTTAGATTTATTATTAGAAGCTTGCCATAAATATAAACATATTATTACTATCGAAGATGGTACAATTATAGGAGGCTTTGGAAGTGGTGTTTTAGAAATAATGCAAGAAAATGAATTAAAAAACAATGTAATTCGTTTAGGAATACCCGATAAATTTATTGAACATGCTACTCAAATGGAACAATATCAGGAATGTGGCTTTAATACCCATGCAATTGTAGAAACAGTAAAATCTTTGATGGAAAAAAATCTTTAA
- a CDS encoding type IX secretion system membrane protein PorP/SprF has translation MAKNIFIIVIVTLMSITLNAQQIPSLSQFMENNYMVNPAVAGTKNYSPLVFNYKRWWSGMDDAPAMQSISSHFQASDNVGLGGKIFNYATGPLSKMGIEATYAYHLKLGANGDKLSLGLSAQLYQVYLNKSLLKLEEQDDNAVIYGSEKLITPDAAFGIYYYNEHYYAGLAAYQLFNRKVDMMTENILENRQVRHYFLNGGYIYDINNNYSIEPSVLVKYIESGVFQGEMNVKGIYKQSFWVGLGYRTQDAIVINAGIRKDRFVFGYAYDYSINEIRKHSIGSHELLFIVKFNRSKPKLEQ, from the coding sequence ATGGCAAAAAATATTTTTATTATTGTAATTGTAACTTTAATGTCCATAACCCTAAATGCTCAACAAATTCCCTCATTAAGTCAATTTATGGAAAACAATTATATGGTAAATCCTGCAGTAGCGGGCACCAAAAATTATAGTCCTCTTGTTTTCAACTATAAAAGATGGTGGTCTGGCATGGACGATGCTCCTGCTATGCAAAGTATAAGCTCACATTTTCAGGCATCAGACAATGTTGGTTTAGGAGGTAAAATATTTAATTATGCTACGGGTCCTCTTTCAAAAATGGGTATCGAAGCCACTTATGCTTATCATCTAAAATTAGGTGCCAATGGCGATAAATTATCTTTAGGACTCTCTGCTCAATTATATCAAGTTTATCTTAATAAAAGTCTTTTAAAACTCGAAGAGCAAGACGATAATGCCGTTATTTATGGTAGCGAAAAACTTATCACTCCCGATGCGGCATTTGGCATCTATTATTATAACGAACATTATTATGCTGGTTTAGCTGCTTATCAGCTTTTTAACCGAAAAGTAGATATGATGACGGAAAATATACTTGAAAATCGACAAGTACGTCATTATTTTTTAAATGGTGGTTATATATATGATATTAACAACAATTATTCTATCGAACCTTCTGTACTTGTAAAATATATTGAATCGGGTGTTTTTCAAGGAGAAATGAATGTTAAAGGTATATATAAACAATCATTTTGGGTTGGATTAGGATACCGTACACAAGATGCCATTGTTATTAATGCTGGTATTCGCAAAGATCGCTTTGTATTCGGTTATGCCTACGATTATTCCATTAATGAAATAAGAAAACATAGTATTGGCTCACACGAATTACTTTTTATTGTTAAGTTTAATCGTTCAAAACCAAAATTAGAGCAATAA